The following are from one region of the Corylus avellana chromosome ca1, CavTom2PMs-1.0 genome:
- the LOC132184707 gene encoding malate dehydrogenase, cytoplasmic-like isoform X1 — MDQFDFIEKIEYSALLQKGLVVLLSIAFFWKLIRYMWSFLNIEKDPVRVLVTGAAGQIGYAIVPMIARGIMLGPDQPVILHLLDIEPAAESLNGVKMELVDAAFPLLKGVVATTDVVEACKGVNVAVMVGGFPRKEGMERKDVMSKNVSIYKAQASALEKYAAEDCKVLVVANPANTNALILKEFAPSIPEKNITCLTRLDHNRALGQISERLKEHVSDVKNAIIWGNHSSTQYPDVNHATVTTSSGETPVRKLVADDQWLNTEFITTVQQRGAAIIKARKLSSALSAASAACDHMRDWVLGTPKGTWVSMGVYSDGSYGIQPGLIYSFPVTCEKGQWSIVQGLKIDEFSRAKMDATAKELIDEKSLAYSCLD, encoded by the exons ATGGATCAGTTTgattttattgagaaaatagAGTATTCTGCATTGCTTCAGAAGGGCCTTGTTGTGTTGCTTTCTATAGCTTTCTTTTGGAAGCTTATTAGATATATGTGGAGCTTCCTAAACATAGAGAAGGATCCAGTAAGAGTACTCGTCACTGGAGCTGCAG GGCAAATAGGATATGCAATTGTTCCAATGATCGCAAGGGGCATCATGTTAGGCCCTGATCAGCCAGTGATTCTGCACTTGCTTGATATCGAACCTGCGGCAGAATCCTTGAATGGGGTGAAAATGGAATTGGTTGATGCTGCCTTTCCTCTTCTGAAAG GTGTCGTTGCTACCACAGATGTTGTTGAAGCTTGTAAAGGTGTCAATGTTGCTGTTATGGTTGGTGGATTCCCTAGGAAGGAAGGTATGGAAAGGAAGGATGTAATGTCTAAAAATGTTTCAATTTACAAGGCTCAAGCTTCAGCCTTAGAGAAATATGCTGCTGAAGATTGCAAG GTGCTAGTTGTTGCCAACCCAGCAAACACCAATGCACTCATTTTGAAAGAGTTTGCCCCTTCAATCCCAGAGAAGAACATCACTTGTCTTACTCGACTGGATCATAATAGAGCATTAGGCCAAATCTCTGAGAGGCTAAAGGAACATGTTAGTGATGTCAAAAACGCAATCATCTGGGGCAATCACTCTTCAACTCAATATCCAGACGTCAACCATGCAACTGTCACCACCAGTAGTGGAGAGACACCTGTCAGAAAACTTGTTGCTGATGATCAATG GTTAAATACCGAGTTCATCACCACTGTGCAGCAGCGTGGTGCAGCCATTATCAAAGCTCGGAAACTATCAAGTGCATTGTCTGCTGCAAGTGCTGCTTGTGATCATATGCGTGATTGGGTTCTTGGGACTCCAAag GGAACATGGGTTTCCATGGGAGTCTATTCTGATGGGTCTTATGGCATCCAGCCTGGCCTTATCTACTCCTTTCCTGTTACTTGTGAGAAAGGACAATGGTCAATTGTGCAGG
- the LOC132184707 gene encoding malate dehydrogenase, cytoplasmic-like isoform X2: MVKSPVTVLVTGAAGQIGYAIVPMIARGIMLGPDQPVILHLLDIEPAAESLNGVKMELVDAAFPLLKGVVATTDVVEACKGVNVAVMVGGFPRKEGMERKDVMSKNVSIYKAQASALEKYAAEDCKVLVVANPANTNALILKEFAPSIPEKNITCLTRLDHNRALGQISERLKEHVSDVKNAIIWGNHSSTQYPDVNHATVTTSSGETPVRKLVADDQWLNTEFITTVQQRGAAIIKARKLSSALSAASAACDHMRDWVLGTPKGTWVSMGVYSDGSYGIQPGLIYSFPVTCEKGQWSIVQGLKIDEFSRAKMDATAKELIDEKSLAYSCLD, translated from the exons ATGGTGAAAAGCCCAGTTACAGTTCTGGTCACTGGCGCGGCGG GGCAAATAGGATATGCAATTGTTCCAATGATCGCAAGGGGCATCATGTTAGGCCCTGATCAGCCAGTGATTCTGCACTTGCTTGATATCGAACCTGCGGCAGAATCCTTGAATGGGGTGAAAATGGAATTGGTTGATGCTGCCTTTCCTCTTCTGAAAG GTGTCGTTGCTACCACAGATGTTGTTGAAGCTTGTAAAGGTGTCAATGTTGCTGTTATGGTTGGTGGATTCCCTAGGAAGGAAGGTATGGAAAGGAAGGATGTAATGTCTAAAAATGTTTCAATTTACAAGGCTCAAGCTTCAGCCTTAGAGAAATATGCTGCTGAAGATTGCAAG GTGCTAGTTGTTGCCAACCCAGCAAACACCAATGCACTCATTTTGAAAGAGTTTGCCCCTTCAATCCCAGAGAAGAACATCACTTGTCTTACTCGACTGGATCATAATAGAGCATTAGGCCAAATCTCTGAGAGGCTAAAGGAACATGTTAGTGATGTCAAAAACGCAATCATCTGGGGCAATCACTCTTCAACTCAATATCCAGACGTCAACCATGCAACTGTCACCACCAGTAGTGGAGAGACACCTGTCAGAAAACTTGTTGCTGATGATCAATG GTTAAATACCGAGTTCATCACCACTGTGCAGCAGCGTGGTGCAGCCATTATCAAAGCTCGGAAACTATCAAGTGCATTGTCTGCTGCAAGTGCTGCTTGTGATCATATGCGTGATTGGGTTCTTGGGACTCCAAag GGAACATGGGTTTCCATGGGAGTCTATTCTGATGGGTCTTATGGCATCCAGCCTGGCCTTATCTACTCCTTTCCTGTTACTTGTGAGAAAGGACAATGGTCAATTGTGCAGG